Proteins encoded together in one Tripterygium wilfordii isolate XIE 37 chromosome 14, ASM1340144v1, whole genome shotgun sequence window:
- the LOC120015189 gene encoding pto-interacting protein 1-like isoform X1 — translation MSCFSCCVDEESHKAYDTGPFMPNGSTSNSAGYHVKEAAPKDVQTVFQPVAVPAISIDELKEITENFGTNALIGEGSYGRVYHGVLSSGQAVAIKKLDSSKQPDPEFLSQVSMTSRLKHENAVMLVGYSVDGPHRVLAYEYAPNGSLHDILHGRKGVKGAMPGPVLSWAQRVKIAVGAARGLEYLHEKAQPHIIHRDIKSSNVLLFDDDVAKIGDFDLSNQAPDNAARLHSTRVLGTFGYHAPEYAMTGQLSSKSDVYSFGVVLLELLTGRKPVDHTLPRGQQSLVTWATPKLSEDKVKQCVDARLNGEYPPKAVAKFWSMAAVAALCVQYEADFRPNMSIVVKALQPLLNTRSGPPSETPRP, via the exons ATGAGCTGCTTCAGCTGTTGTGTTGATGAGGAAAGCCATAAAGCTTATGATACTGGGCCTTTCATGCCAAACGGCTCAACAA GCAACAGCGCAGGTTATCATGTGAAAGAAGCTGCACCAAAGGATGTGCAGACTGTATTCCAACCCGTTGCTGTACCTGCTATTTCAATAGATGAACTGAAGGAAATTACAGAAAATTTTGGTACCAACGCTTTAATTGGTGAGGGTTCATATGGAAGAGTATATCATGGGGTCCTGAGTAGTGGGCAGGCTGTAGCTATCAAGAAGTTGGATTCCAGTAAGCAGCCAGACCCAGAATTTTTATCACAG GTTTCAATGACATCCAGACTAAAACATGAGAATGCTGTCATGCTTGTTGGTTACAGTGTTGATGGCCCTCATCGTGTCCTTGCCTATGAATACGCTCCTAATGGATCCCTTCATGACATTCTGCATG GACGAAAAGGTGTCAAAGGAGCGATGCCTGGTCCAGTTTTGTCTTGGGCACAAAGAGTTAAAATTGCTGTTGGGGCTGCAAGGGGACTTGAATATTTACATGAAAAGGCCCAACCTCATATCATCCATCGCGACATTAAGTCCAGTAATGTGCTactttttgatgatgatgttgctAAGATTGGTGACTTTGATTTGTCAAATCAAGCTCCCGACAATGCTGCACGTCTTCATTCTACTCGTGTACTTGGAACTTTTGGTTATCATGCTCCTGA ATATGCAATGACAGGACAGTTGAGTTCAAAAAGTGATGTTTACAGCTTTGGGGTCGTGCTGCTGGAACTGTTAACTGGTCGTAAACCTGTTGATCATACGCTGCCACGTGGACAACAGAGCCTTGTTACATGG GCCACCCCAAAGCTCAGTGAAGATAAGGTGAAACAGTGTGTTGATGCTAGGTTAAATGGTGAATACCCTCCGAAGGCAGTTGCAAAG TTTTGGAGT ATGGCTGCTGTCGCTGCCTTGTGTGTGCAATATGAAGCTGATTTCCGGCCGAATATGAGCATTGTAGTCAAAGCTCTCCAGCCTCTTTTGAACACTCGATCTGGTCCCCCAAGTGAAACGCCACGTCCATGA
- the LOC120015189 gene encoding pto-interacting protein 1-like isoform X2: protein MSCFSCCVDEESHKAYDTGPFMPNGSTSNSAGYHVKEAAPKDVQTVFQPVAVPAISIDELKEITENFGTNALIGEGSYGRVYHGVLSSGQAVAIKKLDSSKQPDPEFLSQVSMTSRLKHENAVMLVGYSVDGPHRVLAYEYAPNGSLHDILHGRKGVKGAMPGPVLSWAQRVKIAVGAARGLEYLHEKAQPHIIHRDIKSSNVLLFDDDVAKIGDFDLSNQAPDNAARLHSTRVLGTFGYHAPEYAMTGQLSSKSDVYSFGVVLLELLTGRKPVDHTLPRGQQSLVTWATPKLSEDKVKQCVDARLNGEYPPKAVAKMAAVAALCVQYEADFRPNMSIVVKALQPLLNTRSGPPSETPRP from the exons ATGAGCTGCTTCAGCTGTTGTGTTGATGAGGAAAGCCATAAAGCTTATGATACTGGGCCTTTCATGCCAAACGGCTCAACAA GCAACAGCGCAGGTTATCATGTGAAAGAAGCTGCACCAAAGGATGTGCAGACTGTATTCCAACCCGTTGCTGTACCTGCTATTTCAATAGATGAACTGAAGGAAATTACAGAAAATTTTGGTACCAACGCTTTAATTGGTGAGGGTTCATATGGAAGAGTATATCATGGGGTCCTGAGTAGTGGGCAGGCTGTAGCTATCAAGAAGTTGGATTCCAGTAAGCAGCCAGACCCAGAATTTTTATCACAG GTTTCAATGACATCCAGACTAAAACATGAGAATGCTGTCATGCTTGTTGGTTACAGTGTTGATGGCCCTCATCGTGTCCTTGCCTATGAATACGCTCCTAATGGATCCCTTCATGACATTCTGCATG GACGAAAAGGTGTCAAAGGAGCGATGCCTGGTCCAGTTTTGTCTTGGGCACAAAGAGTTAAAATTGCTGTTGGGGCTGCAAGGGGACTTGAATATTTACATGAAAAGGCCCAACCTCATATCATCCATCGCGACATTAAGTCCAGTAATGTGCTactttttgatgatgatgttgctAAGATTGGTGACTTTGATTTGTCAAATCAAGCTCCCGACAATGCTGCACGTCTTCATTCTACTCGTGTACTTGGAACTTTTGGTTATCATGCTCCTGA ATATGCAATGACAGGACAGTTGAGTTCAAAAAGTGATGTTTACAGCTTTGGGGTCGTGCTGCTGGAACTGTTAACTGGTCGTAAACCTGTTGATCATACGCTGCCACGTGGACAACAGAGCCTTGTTACATGG GCCACCCCAAAGCTCAGTGAAGATAAGGTGAAACAGTGTGTTGATGCTAGGTTAAATGGTGAATACCCTCCGAAGGCAGTTGCAAAG ATGGCTGCTGTCGCTGCCTTGTGTGTGCAATATGAAGCTGATTTCCGGCCGAATATGAGCATTGTAGTCAAAGCTCTCCAGCCTCTTTTGAACACTCGATCTGGTCCCCCAAGTGAAACGCCACGTCCATGA
- the LOC120015189 gene encoding pto-interacting protein 1-like isoform X4, which yields MSCFSCCVDEESHKAYDTGPFMPNGSTSNSAGYHVKEAAPKDVQTVFQPVAVPAISIDELKEITENFGTNALIGEGSYGRVYHGVLSSGQAVAIKKLDSSKQPDPEFLSQVSMTSRLKHENAVMLVGYSVDGPHRVLAYEYAPNGSLHDILHGRKGVKGAMPGPVLSWAQRVKIAVGAARGLEYLHEKAQPHIIHRDIKSSNVLLFDDDVAKIGDFDLSNQAPDNAARLHSTRVLGTFGYHAPEYAMTGQLSSKSDVYSFGVVLLELLTGRKPVDHTLPRGQQSLVTWATPKLSEDKVKQCVDARLNGEYPPKAVAKVLKISLGHFTLDGCCRCLVCAI from the exons ATGAGCTGCTTCAGCTGTTGTGTTGATGAGGAAAGCCATAAAGCTTATGATACTGGGCCTTTCATGCCAAACGGCTCAACAA GCAACAGCGCAGGTTATCATGTGAAAGAAGCTGCACCAAAGGATGTGCAGACTGTATTCCAACCCGTTGCTGTACCTGCTATTTCAATAGATGAACTGAAGGAAATTACAGAAAATTTTGGTACCAACGCTTTAATTGGTGAGGGTTCATATGGAAGAGTATATCATGGGGTCCTGAGTAGTGGGCAGGCTGTAGCTATCAAGAAGTTGGATTCCAGTAAGCAGCCAGACCCAGAATTTTTATCACAG GTTTCAATGACATCCAGACTAAAACATGAGAATGCTGTCATGCTTGTTGGTTACAGTGTTGATGGCCCTCATCGTGTCCTTGCCTATGAATACGCTCCTAATGGATCCCTTCATGACATTCTGCATG GACGAAAAGGTGTCAAAGGAGCGATGCCTGGTCCAGTTTTGTCTTGGGCACAAAGAGTTAAAATTGCTGTTGGGGCTGCAAGGGGACTTGAATATTTACATGAAAAGGCCCAACCTCATATCATCCATCGCGACATTAAGTCCAGTAATGTGCTactttttgatgatgatgttgctAAGATTGGTGACTTTGATTTGTCAAATCAAGCTCCCGACAATGCTGCACGTCTTCATTCTACTCGTGTACTTGGAACTTTTGGTTATCATGCTCCTGA ATATGCAATGACAGGACAGTTGAGTTCAAAAAGTGATGTTTACAGCTTTGGGGTCGTGCTGCTGGAACTGTTAACTGGTCGTAAACCTGTTGATCATACGCTGCCACGTGGACAACAGAGCCTTGTTACATGG GCCACCCCAAAGCTCAGTGAAGATAAGGTGAAACAGTGTGTTGATGCTAGGTTAAATGGTGAATACCCTCCGAAGGCAGTTGCAAAGGTATTGAAAATTTCTCTCGGTCACTTCACACTTG ATGGCTGCTGTCGCTGCCTTGTGTGTGCAATATGA
- the LOC120015189 gene encoding pto-interacting protein 1-like isoform X5 has translation MSCFSCCVDEESHKAYDTGPFMPNGSTSNSAGYHVKEAAPKDVQTVFQPVAVPAISIDELKEITENFGTNALIGEGSYGRVYHGVLSSGQAVAIKKLDSSKQPDPEFLSQVSMTSRLKHENAVMLVGYSVDGPHRVLAYEYAPNGSLHDILHGRKGVKGAMPGPVLSWAQRVKIAVGAARGLEYLHEKAQPHIIHRDIKSSNVLLFDDDVAKIGDFDLSNQAPDNAARLHSTRVLGTFGYHAPEYAMTGQLSSKSDVYSFGVVLLELLTGRKPVDHTLPRGQQSLVTWATPKLSEDKVKQCVDARLNGEYPPKAVAKFWSVSGSVLALS, from the exons ATGAGCTGCTTCAGCTGTTGTGTTGATGAGGAAAGCCATAAAGCTTATGATACTGGGCCTTTCATGCCAAACGGCTCAACAA GCAACAGCGCAGGTTATCATGTGAAAGAAGCTGCACCAAAGGATGTGCAGACTGTATTCCAACCCGTTGCTGTACCTGCTATTTCAATAGATGAACTGAAGGAAATTACAGAAAATTTTGGTACCAACGCTTTAATTGGTGAGGGTTCATATGGAAGAGTATATCATGGGGTCCTGAGTAGTGGGCAGGCTGTAGCTATCAAGAAGTTGGATTCCAGTAAGCAGCCAGACCCAGAATTTTTATCACAG GTTTCAATGACATCCAGACTAAAACATGAGAATGCTGTCATGCTTGTTGGTTACAGTGTTGATGGCCCTCATCGTGTCCTTGCCTATGAATACGCTCCTAATGGATCCCTTCATGACATTCTGCATG GACGAAAAGGTGTCAAAGGAGCGATGCCTGGTCCAGTTTTGTCTTGGGCACAAAGAGTTAAAATTGCTGTTGGGGCTGCAAGGGGACTTGAATATTTACATGAAAAGGCCCAACCTCATATCATCCATCGCGACATTAAGTCCAGTAATGTGCTactttttgatgatgatgttgctAAGATTGGTGACTTTGATTTGTCAAATCAAGCTCCCGACAATGCTGCACGTCTTCATTCTACTCGTGTACTTGGAACTTTTGGTTATCATGCTCCTGA ATATGCAATGACAGGACAGTTGAGTTCAAAAAGTGATGTTTACAGCTTTGGGGTCGTGCTGCTGGAACTGTTAACTGGTCGTAAACCTGTTGATCATACGCTGCCACGTGGACAACAGAGCCTTGTTACATGG GCCACCCCAAAGCTCAGTGAAGATAAGGTGAAACAGTGTGTTGATGCTAGGTTAAATGGTGAATACCCTCCGAAGGCAGTTGCAAAG TTTTGGAGTGTAAGTGGAAGTGTTTTGGCTCTTTCTTAG
- the LOC120015189 gene encoding pto-interacting protein 1-like isoform X3 yields MSCFSCCVDEESHKAYDTGPFMPNGSTSYHVKEAAPKDVQTVFQPVAVPAISIDELKEITENFGTNALIGEGSYGRVYHGVLSSGQAVAIKKLDSSKQPDPEFLSQVSMTSRLKHENAVMLVGYSVDGPHRVLAYEYAPNGSLHDILHGRKGVKGAMPGPVLSWAQRVKIAVGAARGLEYLHEKAQPHIIHRDIKSSNVLLFDDDVAKIGDFDLSNQAPDNAARLHSTRVLGTFGYHAPEYAMTGQLSSKSDVYSFGVVLLELLTGRKPVDHTLPRGQQSLVTWATPKLSEDKVKQCVDARLNGEYPPKAVAKFWSMAAVAALCVQYEADFRPNMSIVVKALQPLLNTRSGPPSETPRP; encoded by the exons ATGAGCTGCTTCAGCTGTTGTGTTGATGAGGAAAGCCATAAAGCTTATGATACTGGGCCTTTCATGCCAAACGGCTCAACAA GTTATCATGTGAAAGAAGCTGCACCAAAGGATGTGCAGACTGTATTCCAACCCGTTGCTGTACCTGCTATTTCAATAGATGAACTGAAGGAAATTACAGAAAATTTTGGTACCAACGCTTTAATTGGTGAGGGTTCATATGGAAGAGTATATCATGGGGTCCTGAGTAGTGGGCAGGCTGTAGCTATCAAGAAGTTGGATTCCAGTAAGCAGCCAGACCCAGAATTTTTATCACAG GTTTCAATGACATCCAGACTAAAACATGAGAATGCTGTCATGCTTGTTGGTTACAGTGTTGATGGCCCTCATCGTGTCCTTGCCTATGAATACGCTCCTAATGGATCCCTTCATGACATTCTGCATG GACGAAAAGGTGTCAAAGGAGCGATGCCTGGTCCAGTTTTGTCTTGGGCACAAAGAGTTAAAATTGCTGTTGGGGCTGCAAGGGGACTTGAATATTTACATGAAAAGGCCCAACCTCATATCATCCATCGCGACATTAAGTCCAGTAATGTGCTactttttgatgatgatgttgctAAGATTGGTGACTTTGATTTGTCAAATCAAGCTCCCGACAATGCTGCACGTCTTCATTCTACTCGTGTACTTGGAACTTTTGGTTATCATGCTCCTGA ATATGCAATGACAGGACAGTTGAGTTCAAAAAGTGATGTTTACAGCTTTGGGGTCGTGCTGCTGGAACTGTTAACTGGTCGTAAACCTGTTGATCATACGCTGCCACGTGGACAACAGAGCCTTGTTACATGG GCCACCCCAAAGCTCAGTGAAGATAAGGTGAAACAGTGTGTTGATGCTAGGTTAAATGGTGAATACCCTCCGAAGGCAGTTGCAAAG TTTTGGAGT ATGGCTGCTGTCGCTGCCTTGTGTGTGCAATATGAAGCTGATTTCCGGCCGAATATGAGCATTGTAGTCAAAGCTCTCCAGCCTCTTTTGAACACTCGATCTGGTCCCCCAAGTGAAACGCCACGTCCATGA
- the LOC120015188 gene encoding probable receptor-like protein kinase At5g18500 has translation MASDLKSTLSRKYVGIQLWVLITICLGVVCVVILAVCLWLSFRKKSLRVNSLLPITKIPIIPEEIKEIRVDKVSARNIGSNIFTDKLSDKESKKVLIHFKNCDDGGESGPFNNLAKDDVGPKLAEERTPGASLTIRPSSHPLSAPSPLSGLPEFSHLGWGHWFTLRDLQVATNSFSKDNVIGDGGYGVVYRGELINGTPVAVKKLLNNLGQADKDFRVEVEAIGHVRHKNLVRLLGYCMEGTQRMLVYEYVNNGNLEQWLHGNMRQSGYLTWEARMKIVLGTAKALAYLHEAIEPKVVHRDIKSSNILIDDDFDARISDFGLAKLLGAGKSHITTRVMGTFGYVAPEYVNSGLLNEKSDIYSFGVVLLEAITGRDPVDYARPENEVNLVEWLKKMVARRHSEEVVDPILENRPSKSALKRALLTALRCLDPDAEKRPKMSHVVRMLESEEYPLPREDRRRRRNQVGITETDSPRDSDAEKSDNPESRLNSRRNSNA, from the exons ATGGCATCTGATCTAAAGAGCACCCTTTCCAGAAAATATGTGGGAATTCAATTGTGGGTATTAATAACCATCTGTTTGGGAGTAGTTTGTGTCGTAATATTGGCGGTCTGCCTTTGGCTTAGTTTTAGAAAGAAATCCTTGAGAGTTAATAGCTTGCTTCCCATAACTAAAATTCCAATCATTCcagaagaaatcaaagaaattcGAGTTGATAAAGTTTCAGCCAGAAATATTGGCTCCAATATCTTCACTGATAAATTAAGTGATAAAGAATCGAAGAAGGTTTTGATCCATTTTAAAAACTGTGATGATGGAGGCGAATCAGGTCCTTTTAATAATTTAGCAAAAGATGATGTTGGACCTAAATTGGCAGAAGAGAGGACCCCTGGGGCATCTTTGACCATAAGGCCTTCATCACATCCTTTATCAGCACCTTCTCCTCTGTCCGGCCTGCCTGAATTCTCTCATTTGGGCTGGGGTCACTGGTTTACACTAAGAGATCTACAAGTAGCAACAAACTCTTTTTCTAAAGATAATGTCATTGGTGACGGTGGATATGGAGTTGTTTATCGAGGCGAGTTGATTAATGGAACTCCTGTTGCAGTTAAGAAGCTCCTCAATAATCT AGGACAAGCAGACAAAGATTTTAGAGTGGAAGTTGAGGCTATTGGGCACGTGCGGCATAAAAATCTTGTTCGGCTTCTGGGTTACTGCATGGAAGGAACACAGAG GATGTTAGTGTATGAATACGTCAACAATGGCAATCTAGAGCAATGGCTCCATGGGAATATGCGACAGTCTGGATATCTCACTTGGGAGGCTCGCATGAAAATTGTGCTTGGCACTGCTAAGGC GCTCGCTTATTTGCATGAGGCAATTGAGCCAAAAGTGGTGCATCGGGACATAAAATCCAGTAATATATTGATTGACGATGACTTTGATGCAAGGATATCTGATTTTGGTCTGGCCAAGTTGTTGGGTGCCGGAAAAAGTCACATTACAACCCGAGTTATGGGCACCTTTGG TTATGTTGCTCCAGAATATGTCAATTCTGGACTTCTGAATGAGAAAAGTGACATTTATAGCTTTGGGGTTGTGCTCTTGGAAGCAATTACAGGAAGAGATCCAGTGGATTATGCTCGGCCAGAGAATGAG GTGAATCTGGTCGAATGGCTAAAAAAGATGGTTGCAAGAAGGCACTCAGAAGAGGTTGTAGACCCTATCCTTGAAAACAGACCATCAAAAAGTGCCCTTAAGCGTGCTCTTTTGACTGCCCTGAGATGTCTTGATCCAGATGCTGAGAAAAGACCGAAAATGAGCCACGTCGTTCGCATGCTTGAGTCTGAGGAATATCCTTTACCTCGAGAG GACCGCAGACGACGGAGGAATCAAGTAGGAATCACAGAGACTGATTCTCCAAGGGATTCTGATGCTGAGAAGAGTGACAATCCTGAATCAAGGTTGAACAGCAGAAGAAACAGCAATGCATAG
- the LOC120015489 gene encoding probable sugar phosphate/phosphate translocator At3g17430 isoform X1: MINKSLVLTYFYLLIYLLLSSGVILYNKWVLSPKYFNFPFPITLTMIHMGFSGMVAFVLIRVFKVVSPVKMTFEIYATCVIPISAFFASSLWFGNTAYLHISVAFIQMLKALMPVATFIMAVMCGTDKPRCDVFLNMVLVSVGVVISSYGEIHFNVVGTLYQVTGIFAEALRLVLTQVLLQKKGLTLNPITSLYYIAPCSFLFLFVPWYLLEKPQMEVSHIQFNFWIFFSNALSALALNFSIFLVIGRTGAVTIRVAGVLKDWILIALSTVIFPESTITGLNIIGYAIALCGVVMYNYLKVKDVRASQLPPESIPERNAKDWKLEKKSSDIFVPNNSSDNIRAGASNLDASDMNVDEEAPLMPSSRLSHIGRTHLTNHGA, translated from the exons ATGATCAACAAGTCCCTTGTACTGACTTACTTCTACTTACTGATCTACCTTTTACTTTCTTCGGGAGTCATATTGTACAACAAG TGGGTTCTCTCTCCAAAATATTTCAACTTTCCATTTCCTATAACACTTACGATGATTCATATGGGGTTTTCTGGCATGGTTGCTTTTGTCCTTATACGCGTGTTCAAG GTTGTTTCTCCTGTCAAGATGACATTTGAAAT ATATGCAACATGTGTAATACCGATAAGTGCCTTCTTTGCTTCAAGTCTTTG GTTTGGTAACACAGCTTACTTGCACATATCTGTGGCCTTCATCCAGATGCTTAAAGCTCTAA TGCCAGTGGCAACATTTATCATGGCTGTTATGTGTGGTACTGACAAACCAAGGTGCGACGTCTTCTTGAACATGGTGCTGGTCAGTGTTGGAGTTGTCATTTCCTCCTATGGGGAAATTCATTTTAATGTGGTTGGCACACTTTACCAGGTCACCGGCATTTTTGCAGAAGCTCTAAGACTTGTTCTAACTCAAGTCCTTCTACAAAAGAAGGGCTTGACTCTAAATCCTATCACCAGCTTATATTACATAGCTCCTTGCAG ttttctgtttctttttgtgCCTTGGTATTTACTTGAAAAGCCTCAGATGGAAGTTTCGCATATTCAATTCAATTTCTGGATCTTCTTCTCCAATGCTCTTTCTGCTTTGGCCCTGAACTTCTCCATATTCCTAGTAATTGGTAGAACTGGAGCAGTCACAATCAGGGTTGCTGGTGTTCTAAAAGACTGGATACTGATAGCCCTTTCAACTGTTATATTTCCAGAGTCTACTATAACTGGGCTTAATATAATTGGCTATGCAATAG CACTTTGTGGTGTTGTCATGTATAACTACTTGAAGGTTAAAGATGTCCGAGCATCTCAACTCCCTCCTGAAAGCATTCCAGAAAGAAATGCAAAG GATTGGAAGTTGGAGAAGAAGTCATCTGATATATTCGTGCCCAATAACAGTAGTGATAACATCAGGGCTGGGGCCAGTAACCTTGATGCTTCTGATATGAATGTTGATGAAGAAGCACCACTAATGCCATCATCAAGGTTGTCGCATATTGGACGGACACATCTAACCAATCATGGTGCATAG
- the LOC120015489 gene encoding probable sugar phosphate/phosphate translocator At3g17430 isoform X2, with protein MIHMGFSGMVAFVLIRVFKVVSPVKMTFEIYATCVIPISAFFASSLWFGNTAYLHISVAFIQMLKALMPVATFIMAVMCGTDKPRCDVFLNMVLVSVGVVISSYGEIHFNVVGTLYQVTGIFAEALRLVLTQVLLQKKGLTLNPITSLYYIAPCSFLFLFVPWYLLEKPQMEVSHIQFNFWIFFSNALSALALNFSIFLVIGRTGAVTIRVAGVLKDWILIALSTVIFPESTITGLNIIGYAIALCGVVMYNYLKVKDVRASQLPPESIPERNAKDWKLEKKSSDIFVPNNSSDNIRAGASNLDASDMNVDEEAPLMPSSRLSHIGRTHLTNHGA; from the exons ATGATTCATATGGGGTTTTCTGGCATGGTTGCTTTTGTCCTTATACGCGTGTTCAAG GTTGTTTCTCCTGTCAAGATGACATTTGAAAT ATATGCAACATGTGTAATACCGATAAGTGCCTTCTTTGCTTCAAGTCTTTG GTTTGGTAACACAGCTTACTTGCACATATCTGTGGCCTTCATCCAGATGCTTAAAGCTCTAA TGCCAGTGGCAACATTTATCATGGCTGTTATGTGTGGTACTGACAAACCAAGGTGCGACGTCTTCTTGAACATGGTGCTGGTCAGTGTTGGAGTTGTCATTTCCTCCTATGGGGAAATTCATTTTAATGTGGTTGGCACACTTTACCAGGTCACCGGCATTTTTGCAGAAGCTCTAAGACTTGTTCTAACTCAAGTCCTTCTACAAAAGAAGGGCTTGACTCTAAATCCTATCACCAGCTTATATTACATAGCTCCTTGCAG ttttctgtttctttttgtgCCTTGGTATTTACTTGAAAAGCCTCAGATGGAAGTTTCGCATATTCAATTCAATTTCTGGATCTTCTTCTCCAATGCTCTTTCTGCTTTGGCCCTGAACTTCTCCATATTCCTAGTAATTGGTAGAACTGGAGCAGTCACAATCAGGGTTGCTGGTGTTCTAAAAGACTGGATACTGATAGCCCTTTCAACTGTTATATTTCCAGAGTCTACTATAACTGGGCTTAATATAATTGGCTATGCAATAG CACTTTGTGGTGTTGTCATGTATAACTACTTGAAGGTTAAAGATGTCCGAGCATCTCAACTCCCTCCTGAAAGCATTCCAGAAAGAAATGCAAAG GATTGGAAGTTGGAGAAGAAGTCATCTGATATATTCGTGCCCAATAACAGTAGTGATAACATCAGGGCTGGGGCCAGTAACCTTGATGCTTCTGATATGAATGTTGATGAAGAAGCACCACTAATGCCATCATCAAGGTTGTCGCATATTGGACGGACACATCTAACCAATCATGGTGCATAG